One window of the Meleagris gallopavo isolate NT-WF06-2002-E0010 breed Aviagen turkey brand Nicholas breeding stock unplaced genomic scaffold, Turkey_5.1 ChrUn_random_7180001850361, whole genome shotgun sequence genome contains the following:
- the WDR83OS gene encoding protein Asterix, giving the protein MADPRRPARVTRYKPPTTESNPALEDPTPDYMNLLGMVFSMCGLMLKLKWCAWIAVYCSFISFANSRSSEDTKQMMSSFMLSISAVVMSYLQNPQPMSPPW; this is encoded by the exons ATGGCGGACCCGCGGCGCCCCGCGCGGGTTACGCG GTACAAGCCGCCCACCACCGAGAGCAACCCGGCGCTGGAGGACCCCACGCCGGACTACATGAACCTGCTGGGCATGGTGTTCAGCATGTGCGGGCTGATGCTCAAG CTGAAGTGGTGCGCCTGGATCGCTGTCTACTGCTCCTTCATCAGCTTCGCCAACTCACGCAGCTCTGAGGACACGAAGCAGATGATGAGCAGCTTCAT GCTCTCCATCTCAGCCGTGGTGATGTCCTACCTGCAGAACCCGCAGCCCATGTCCCCTCCGTGGTGA
- the WDR83 gene encoding WD repeat domain-containing protein 83, producing the protein MAGGQHSLPALLLGVRRCKLPPKVSDSSKLPVLYRKYPAANFRRDHLNFLQEPLQRPFHPGTAMAFPQPRPARPELPRKHVRTIECGQGAVRAVRFNVDGNYCLTCGSDKTLKLWNPHKGTALRSYQGHGYEVLDAAG; encoded by the exons ATGGCGGGTGGTCAGCACTCACTTCCGGCGCTGCTACTGGGAGTGCGCAGATGTAAACTTCCG CCGAAAGTGTCGGACAGCAGCAAACTTCCGGTGCTTTACCGGAAGTATCCGGCAGCCAACTTCCGGCGCGATCATTTGAACTTCCTGCAGGAACCCCTGCAGCGTCCGTTCCATCCCGGTACAGCCATGGCGTTCCCACAACCTCGGCCCGCCCGACCCGAGCTGCCCCGGAAGCACGTGCGGACCATCGAGTGCGGGCAGGGAGCAGTGCGAGCCGTGCGCTTCAACG TGGACGGCAATTATTGCCTGACGTGCGGCAGCGACAAGACCTTAAAGCTGTGGAACCCACACAAGGGCACAGCGCTGCGCAGCTACCAGGGCCACGGCTACGAGGTGTTGGACGCCGCCGGGTAA